The nucleotide window CCAGGTCCTCCACCACCTCGGAGAACACCTCCAGGAGCGCCTCCTCGTCCTCCGCGATGAGGACCAGACTCATTCGCCGCTCCCTCCGACGCTGGTGCCAATGGGCCGGGCCTGCCCTGTCAGCAGGCCCGCGGCGGAGCGCAGGGGGGCCAGCACCTTCACCCCGGAGTCGTTGATCTGGAACTCGCGCAGGTCGCTGGCGTACTTGCTGTCGCGCATCTTGAGCACCGACAGGATGCGGTGCATCTGACCGTGCAGCTCCACGTACCGCAGGAGCAGCAGGTTCTCTCCCAGGATGGCCACCGGCGCGTCGCTGAAATCCAGCTCCGTGCCAACCACCTTGGGCACCTCGCGCGTGAACACGGACGTGACGCCCCGCATGCGCAGCCGCATCGCCAGGGAGGCCAGGAACGTGCGGCGCCGCGCCGGGTCCAGGATGGACAACTCCAGGTCGGTGAGGCCGTCCAGCACCAGCCGCTTCACGCCCAGCGCGTCCACCTTTCTCAGGATCTCCTGCACGAGCACGTCCGCCTCTATCTCCATGGGCGGCACGTGGAGGAGCGTCAGCGTCCCCCCGTCGCGCAGGGCCGACACGTCCAGCCCCACGCGCTTCGCGCGGGCCATCAGCATCGCGGGCGAATCGAAGAAGGAGACGAAGAGCCCCGGCTCCCCCTGGCGCGCGCCGTCCGCGACGAAGTGGGTGGCCAGCAGCGTCTTGCCAATGCCCATGCTCCCCGCGAGCATCGTCGTGCTCAGCTCCGGCAGCCCCCCCTGCATCAGCGCGTCCAGCTCCGGCAGGCCAAAGCCCTTGCGCTTCAGCGTGGGAGGCTCGTCCTTGAAATCCAGCGGGGTGGACTCCAGGCGCGGCACGAACTCCACGCCCGTCTTGTTGATGGCCATGACGTGCTCGCCGTGCAGGTGCTCCCGGCCGCGAAGCTTCACCACCTCCACCCGGCGCACCCGGCGCGAACCCTGGGCCTGGATGGACAGCGACACGATGCCGTCCACCGTGGTGGCCTCCGGCAGCGACATCAGCTTCTCCAGCGGGTACTCCGTGGTGAACAAGCCCACGCAGTTGATGGCCGCCAGCCCGATGCCCAGCTCATAGAGGAACTCGCGCAGCCGGGCCTCGTCCTGCCACAGGTCCCGGATGGAGCGCAGCCCGTCGATGAACAACAGGGCCGCGCCCCGCTCGCGCACCGTCTGGAGCAGCAGGTCCCGCGCCTCCTTGGGCCCCCGCTTGAGCGCGGAGTAGGCGCTGATGACGAAGAGCTTCTCGCCCAGCACCTCCGGCTGGAAGAAGTCGAAGCTGGACAGCGCCCCCATCAGCTTGTCGTGCGGCTCCGAGGTCACGGTCGCCACCACCACCGGAATGCCACGCGCCGCGGCCTGGAAGGCCACCTGGCTGCACAACACCGTCTTTCCGCACCCGGGGGTCCCGGTGACGATGAGCGCCTGACGCTCGGGGATGCCTCCGCCCAGGATGACGTCGAAGCTGGGGATGCCACTCTGGAAGAGCGGCGGCTTGCTGCTTTGCATTCCGGGTCCATCGGCGGCGGTGGGCCACGCGCGCAGCTTTGCCGCTCGAAAGCGCGCGCCGGGACAAGGATAGGTGCCGTGGAGGTGGCATGCCCGAACTACCACCCCATTTGCGGGGCATAGCGAACGCTCAGGGTCAGGGCCAGCGCCACGCACGGTGCCTGCTGCGCTCAGGCGCCCGGTGAACACCTCCGGCCCCCAGGCGGGCGGGCGGAGGCTCAGCGTGCCGTCAGGGGGCGCTCGTCCGCGTCGCCCTCGCGGGTGCCGGAATCGGGACCGGCGGAGGCCTTGCGGAACAGATACGCCGCCACCACCAACCCCACGCAGCAGACCGCCGTGACGTAGGAGGCGGGCGCCAGGGGGCTCTGCTTCATCGCGAGCGTGACGATGAGCGGCGTCAGGCCGCCGAACAGGGCGTACGCCACGTTGTACGAGAAGGAGATGCCGGAGAAGCGCACCGCCGGAGGGAAGGCGTGCACCATCACCGCAGGCACGACCCCGACGACGCCCACGCAGAAGCCCACCAGGGCGTACAGGGGCACCAGCAGCTCCGGCGCGCTGGCGACGCCCCGGTAGAAGAGCTGCACGGTGACGAGCAGGGCAACCGTCCCCACCGTCAGCGCCCGCGCCGTCCCCAGCCGGTCCGCGAGCATGCCGAAGCAGATGCAGCCCAGGGTGAGCGTGAGCGTGGCCACGCTGTTGGCCCCCAGCGCCCGGGCGGCGGGGATGCCGTGCAACTGCTGCATCAGCGTGGGCGTCATCAGGATGACCACCACGATGCCGGCGGTGAGCACCCACGTGAGCAGCATGGACACCGCGACGGCGGGCGCGTGCCCCTTCAGCGCGGCCTTGAGCGGCAGCTCCCGCACCAGCGCGTGGCGCTGACGCATCTCCTCGAAGACGGGCGTCTCCTGGAGCCACCGGCGCAGGAACACGGCGAAGAAGCCGAACACGCCGCCCACGACGAAGGGCAGGCGCCAGGCGAAGGCGAGCACCTCCTCCGGCGCGAAGACCGTGTTGACGGCGGTGGCCACCAGCGACCCCAGCAGGATGCCCAGCGTGAGGCCCGCCGTGAGCGTGCCGCACGCCAGCCCCACGCGGCGCGCCGGCACGTGCTCGGAGACGAACACCCACGCGCCCGGCACCTCGCCGCCCACCGCCGCGCCCTGGAGCAGCCGCAGGGCCAGCAGCGCCAGCGGCGCTGCGTACCCCGCCGTGGCGAACGTGGGCAGCAGCCCCATCAGCAGCGTGGGCACCGACATCATGAAGACGCTCAGCGTGAACATCCGCTTGCGCCCCGTCCGGTCCCCGAAGTGCGCCATCACGATGCCGCCCAGCGGACGCGCCAGGTAGCCCGCCGCGAACAGCCCGAACGTCTGCAACTGCCGCAGCCAGTCCGCCGTCTCGGGAGGGAAGAACAGCCGGCCCATCACCGCCGTGAAGAACACGAAGATGATGAAGTCGTAGAACTCCAGCGCGCCCCCCAGCGCCGCCAGCCCCAGCGTGCGGACGTCTCGCGCGGACAGCGGACGGGATGCGGCGGAAGCGGGGAGGGCGTCGGAAGGGAGGGTCGCCATGCGGGAGGCCCCGGAGGATATGCCGGGACACCCGGACCCGCCCCATCCGTCACGTCATTAAAGGGGATTCACCGCAAAACAAGTTGACAGGGAGAGCGAAACTTGTCGGGACCTCTTGGCATCGCTATCTTCCGGGGATTCCGAGTTCCGTCCTGGGAGTACAAGTTGGACAGGGTTGATATGGTGACGCCGCCAACGGTCGCGCCTGAAGCCGATGAGCGCTTCGGGAAGTACCGCATCCTGCAGCGGCTCGCCGTGGGCGGGATGGCCCACATCTTCCTGGCCACCCTCGACGGGCCGGACGGCTTCTCCAAGGCGTGCGTCATCAAGCGCATCCTCCCGGAGTACGCGAACCTGGAGCCCTTCAGCCGCATGTTCGCGGACGAGGCCAAGGTCGCGGCGCTGCTGACCCACCCGAACATCGTGCAGGTGTTCGACTTCGGGAAGATCGACGGCCAGTACTACCTGGCGATGGAGTGGATCCAGGGTCAGTCGTTGGACCGCATCATGCGGCACGCGGCGGCGGCCTCCATGCCCCTGGGCCTGCGCGTCACGGTGGACGTGGGCCTCGCGATGTCGGACGCGCTGACGTACGCGCACGCGAAGACGCTGTCGGACGGCACGCCCCTGAAGCTGGTGCACCGGGACATCACGCCGGGCAACGTGCTGGTGTCGCGCGACGGCATCGTGAAGCTGGCGGACTTCGGCATCGTGAAGAGCTCCGTGAACCTGGAGCGCACGGTGGCCGGGGTGGTGAAGGGCAAGTACGCGTACATGTCCCCGGAGCAGATCACCAACCGGGAGCTGGACCACCGCTCGGACCTGTACTCGCTGGGCATCGTCCTCTACGAGGCGTCCACCGGGCGGCGGCTGTTCAAGCGCGACACGATGGAGGCCACCATCGTGGCCGCGTCGCAGGGGGACGTGCCCCCGCCGTCGCAGGTGTCGCCGGGCTTCCCGCCCGACCTGGAGCGCATCCTGCTGCGCCTGCTCGCGAAGGACCCGGACGCGCGCTATCCGAACGCGCGCGAGCTGCACGACGACCTGGAGCGCTTCCGCGGCACGCAGCACTGGACGTCCGGGGGCCGGGAGCTGGCCACGCTGATGGCCACGCTGTTCCCGCCGGACGCGAAGGGGCGGGTGGCCACGGCGGTGGCGGTGCCGGGCTCGATGCCGGGCTCCTCCAGCCAGGGCTCCACGCGCACGCCCACGGGCATCTCCCACCTCGCGGACCTCCCGCCGCAGGAGCGCGGCGCACCCGGAGAGTCCAGCGCGCGGGTGGTCACCGGCGTGATGGCGCGCGGCACGGACACGGGCGCGACGGGCCTCGTCGCCCCACCGGAGCAGGTCGTGGGGGCCGAATCGTTCCCCTGGGGGCTCGCGGCCGCGGCGGGCGCCGCCGCGGTGGGCAGCGCGTTGTTCTGGCTGTTCGTGGCGTGAAGGGGCAGGGGCGCACCGTGTCGTGGGAAGCAGGACAACGAACGTGAAGAATCAGAAGACCTGGGTCGCCGTCATCCTGCTGGGCACCGTGGCCGTGAACACCGGGGCGTACCTGGTGGTGCGCTCCCGCCGTGCCGAGCAGTCCCCCGTCCCGTTGGAACTCCCCGTCGCGCGGCCGGTGCCTTCCGAGCCCGCATCGCCACCTCCCGCTGGGGTGGTGGCCGCCTCCGACGAAGCGAAGGCGGGCCTCGCCAGGGCCCGGCGCGCGTCGGGGCTCGCCGCGTTGGAGGACCGCGATTACGCCCGGGCGGTGGAGGAGTTCACCGCGGTCATCGACCTGGGCCAGGATCCCCTCGGGGACATGGGGGACCTGCTGCGCATCGCCACCGACCTGCGCTCGCGTGAGCAGGCGCGCGCCGCCAAGGCCCCCGCCCAGCGCGAATCGCCCCCATCGAAGCCCGCGCCCCGCACCCGCGCCGCCAGGCTGGCCGCCGCGCGTGCCCAGGCCCGGGAGCAACAGCAGGCCGCCGAACCGGAGGCCACGCGGGGGGGCCTGCTGCTGGTGACCTCCACGCCGCCCGGGCTGGTGGTGCTGGTGGACGGCAGGGCGGTGGACATGACGCCCGCGCGTCTGCCCGTGTCGGCGGGGTCGCACCGCGTGGTGCTCGCGCAGGGCGACCGCCACCTCTACTCGGAAACCGTGGAGGTGACTGAGGACGCGGTGCGCTCGCTCAACCGCGACCTCACCGCGGAGCTGACGCCCGCCGCCGTCAGGCCCCCGCCGCCCGCCCCGGCGTCGGTGGTGACGACGGCGACAGCGCCCGCCCCCACCGCCCGCTCCCCGGAAGTGGCGCCGCCCCCGGAGCCGTCCGTCGCGAAGGCGGCCGTGGCGCAGGGGCCCCGGCTGGGGGACCTGGAGGTGTCATCGCCAGGGCTCTACGGCGAGGTGTGGATCAACAACCGGCCGTATGGCTTTCCGCCCGTCTCCGCGCTGGCGCTGCCGGCCGGGCCCGCGCGCCTGGAGGTCCGCGTCAACGGCGAGGTGAAGCGGCGCATGACGGTGGAAGTCGAGCCGGGCCGCAGCACCCGCGTCCGCGTGCGCTGAAACACAGTCCGGCGTCGGGATTCGACGCAGTGCTCGCAATCCCAGAACTTTCGGATGGCGCTGGAGCCGGTACACTCCGGGCTCGCGCGGACGGTGTGTCTCCCCCGGGACGACGCCGCGCGCATCCTTTGCGTCGTCGAGAGGTTTGTCGCGTATGGGTTTCACCAGGCGCTGCGGGTCGGGCCGTCGTGTGGGTGTGTTGCT belongs to Corallococcus soli and includes:
- a CDS encoding ATPase domain-containing protein, with protein sequence MQSSKPPLFQSGIPSFDVILGGGIPERQALIVTGTPGCGKTVLCSQVAFQAAARGIPVVVATVTSEPHDKLMGALSSFDFFQPEVLGEKLFVISAYSALKRGPKEARDLLLQTVRERGAALLFIDGLRSIRDLWQDEARLREFLYELGIGLAAINCVGLFTTEYPLEKLMSLPEATTVDGIVSLSIQAQGSRRVRRVEVVKLRGREHLHGEHVMAINKTGVEFVPRLESTPLDFKDEPPTLKRKGFGLPELDALMQGGLPELSTTMLAGSMGIGKTLLATHFVADGARQGEPGLFVSFFDSPAMLMARAKRVGLDVSALRDGGTLTLLHVPPMEIEADVLVQEILRKVDALGVKRLVLDGLTDLELSILDPARRRTFLASLAMRLRMRGVTSVFTREVPKVVGTELDFSDAPVAILGENLLLLRYVELHGQMHRILSVLKMRDSKYASDLREFQINDSGVKVLAPLRSAAGLLTGQARPIGTSVGGSGE
- a CDS encoding PEGA domain-containing protein — encoded protein: MKNQKTWVAVILLGTVAVNTGAYLVVRSRRAEQSPVPLELPVARPVPSEPASPPPAGVVAASDEAKAGLARARRASGLAALEDRDYARAVEEFTAVIDLGQDPLGDMGDLLRIATDLRSREQARAAKAPAQRESPPSKPAPRTRAARLAAARAQAREQQQAAEPEATRGGLLLVTSTPPGLVVLVDGRAVDMTPARLPVSAGSHRVVLAQGDRHLYSETVEVTEDAVRSLNRDLTAELTPAAVRPPPPAPASVVTTATAPAPTARSPEVAPPPEPSVAKAAVAQGPRLGDLEVSSPGLYGEVWINNRPYGFPPVSALALPAGPARLEVRVNGEVKRRMTVEVEPGRSTRVRVR
- a CDS encoding serine/threonine protein kinase produces the protein MVTPPTVAPEADERFGKYRILQRLAVGGMAHIFLATLDGPDGFSKACVIKRILPEYANLEPFSRMFADEAKVAALLTHPNIVQVFDFGKIDGQYYLAMEWIQGQSLDRIMRHAAAASMPLGLRVTVDVGLAMSDALTYAHAKTLSDGTPLKLVHRDITPGNVLVSRDGIVKLADFGIVKSSVNLERTVAGVVKGKYAYMSPEQITNRELDHRSDLYSLGIVLYEASTGRRLFKRDTMEATIVAASQGDVPPPSQVSPGFPPDLERILLRLLAKDPDARYPNARELHDDLERFRGTQHWTSGGRELATLMATLFPPDAKGRVATAVAVPGSMPGSSSQGSTRTPTGISHLADLPPQERGAPGESSARVVTGVMARGTDTGATGLVAPPEQVVGAESFPWGLAAAAGAAAVGSALFWLFVA
- a CDS encoding MFS transporter, which encodes MATLPSDALPASAASRPLSARDVRTLGLAALGGALEFYDFIIFVFFTAVMGRLFFPPETADWLRQLQTFGLFAAGYLARPLGGIVMAHFGDRTGRKRMFTLSVFMMSVPTLLMGLLPTFATAGYAAPLALLALRLLQGAAVGGEVPGAWVFVSEHVPARRVGLACGTLTAGLTLGILLGSLVATAVNTVFAPEEVLAFAWRLPFVVGGVFGFFAVFLRRWLQETPVFEEMRQRHALVRELPLKAALKGHAPAVAVSMLLTWVLTAGIVVVILMTPTLMQQLHGIPAARALGANSVATLTLTLGCICFGMLADRLGTARALTVGTVALLVTVQLFYRGVASAPELLVPLYALVGFCVGVVGVVPAVMVHAFPPAVRFSGISFSYNVAYALFGGLTPLIVTLAMKQSPLAPASYVTAVCCVGLVVAAYLFRKASAGPDSGTREGDADERPLTAR